Below is a window of Fervidobacterium pennivorans DSM 9078 DNA.
GCCAATTCATCGTCGATTACCATACCAAATTTCATATCAGCATCTTCACTGCAGGTTTGTTTTACTATCATTGCTGCTTCCTGCATCTCTTGTAATGTTGCATTTCGCGGTGCCGAAATATTCAAAATGATTGACCTTGCGTTCTCAATTGGATAATCTAAGAACTTGCTATCAAGTGCTTTCCTAGCCGCATCAAAGACACGTTTTTCGCCTTTTCCGACACCTATTCCAAGCATCGCGTTACCGGCATTTCTCATTACTGACTCAACATCTGCAAAATCAAGGTTGATATAACCGCGCTTCATTATGAGGTCAGAGATTCCACGAACGGCTTGATGCAAAATTTCATCAGCAGTTGCAAATGCATCAACGATAGTTGTTGAAGGTGATAGTTGTTCAAGCAGTTTGTTGTTGCTTATTTTAATTAGCGTATCGACTTTGCCTGTGATTCTTTTTACACCTTCCAACGCCACATTCCATCTCGGTGTTCCTTCAAAAAAGAAAGGCATTGTAATAATTGCAACGGTTAGAATCCCCAGATTCCTGGCTATCTCTGCTATAACAGGTGCGGCTCCAGTTCCCGTTCCTCCACCAAATCCCGCAGTAATAAATAACATATCAGTCCCATGCAATATTTCCTCAAGCTTTTTCCTGTCTTCCAATGCAGCTTCTTCACCGATTTTTGGATTTCCACCGGCTCCGAGACCTTTTGTCAACTTTTCTCCAATTTGTACAGTAATATCTGCTTTACTTACATCAAGCACTTGAGCATCTGTATTAACTGCAATCAGTGTCACACCTTTCAATCCCATCTCTGCCATTCTGTTAATCGCGTTACAACCAGCGCCCCCTACCCCTATCACTTTTAGAACAGGAACACCAGGTATTCTTTCGATATCTCTTTGCTTACTCTCCTTTTCTATCATAAATGGCATACAATTTCCCTCCTTATCTTCTCATCCAAATCATCCGAATATTTTTCCGAAGGTCTCGGAAAGTTTTTTGAAAAATCCAGTTCCAGATTGTCGTTTTTTCGTTTTCTCACCTACCATGGGGCTATACATGTTCTGCTCTTTCTGATAAACTATTATATTTCCAAAGGCTGCTGCATACAAAGGCGTGAACACATTCAGTTCAGCACCTTCGGCTTTAAACATCTCTGTATCTGCTACGGTTCCAATTCTAACAGGACACTTGAAAACTTCGCTTGCAAGTGTTTCAATGCGTTGAAGCATGGCCCCGCCACCGGTTAAAACGATTCCACCAGGAATCCCAATATTCCCAAAATCAGGGTATTTCACTATGAAGTCTTTGTAAAGTTTCTTTACCCGCATAAATATTTCCCGAAGTCTTGCGTAGATTATTCTCGATAAAAATTCTTTATCGGTTCGCTGGATGGTCCTACCATCCAAACCTTTGTATTCAATTGGTGTCGGCTCAATATCTAAATACACTGCCACACCGTAGGTTTTTAATAACCTTTCAGCCTCTTGTAAAGATGTCTTTAGAACAATCGCTATGTCTTTTAAAACGTTTTTCATTGATATCTCTATTCTCTCCATTTCAAGGGGCGTATTCGCATAGTACAGAGTTACCGTTGTGTAATTATAGCCCAAGTCCACGTGAACAACGCCCCTATCTTTTTCAACATTTGAAAGCACGGCCTCTGCATCTGATACAAACGAGATATAATATTCGGCTTCTCCAAGGATATCTTTTGTGGCGTATTCAACAACGTTCCTGTACTTTTCCGAACCCATAACAACGGTGTAAATTGCCGCAATTTTTCTGGCTTTCATTCCGATAGGGTTGACAACTATCTTATTGTCGTCTAGTACGTATTTTTTAACAAAAAGATGCAGAGAGTTTCTCTCGTTGTTGGGGAATAAGTCAGCTAGTAAGTTATCGGTAAGCTTCATTACGTGTTCTTCAGAAACATGTGCTTCTTCCTTTTCAGTTAATATGAGTTCTTCAGTGATTTCTGTAAGAGTAAAATCACCGCAACTTGAGGAAACTAATAACTCTCCCTTAAGCTCTTTACCGAGCTGGTCTTCCAAATCTTCGATTATTTGTGTCATTGACTCATTTAAGGCTACAACATCTTTAATTTCACCGTTCTCTATGCCTCTTGTTTTCACATTGGAAAATGCCAAGACATTGCCATAACCTTCGCTAAAATCAACAACAATACCTTTGATACTGTCATTTCCTATGTCCAGAGAAACAACCTCTCGTGATTTAGGCATGATAGTCACCCCTTTATTGTATAAATTCTGCCATTCTTGAAGAGATATATTTTCTTGGAATCCATATAGTACCACATCAAGGTAAGTGCATTAACACAAGGCTGGATATCGCTAATATCCGTTACATAAACCACTGCTGAGTTTTTCGTGACAATATATTTCTCTCTAAGATTGATTTCGAAAACACCTGATGGTATCGTAGATGGTAAGTATTTTAAAAAAGGACTAATAACTCTACCTCTAATGACATCAACGTCTAAACCTGTTACGAAAGGACCTGCCGTTAAAACTGCTATGTCATCGTTTGGATAGATGTCGTATATACGACCATCTGTATCAACTTTCCA
It encodes the following:
- a CDS encoding DUF4894 domain-containing protein, producing the protein MTRQLPVIILYIILLSFSMYHSKPPTTNEMSTKSTPTYWFSIVYDKRFWKVDTDGRIYDIYPNDDIAVLTAGPFVTGLDVDVIRGRVISPFLKYLPSTIPSGVFEINLREKYIVTKNSAVVYVTDISDIQPCVNALTLMWYYMDSKKIYLFKNGRIYTIKG
- the ftsA gene encoding cell division protein FtsA; translated protein: MPKSREVVSLDIGNDSIKGIVVDFSEGYGNVLAFSNVKTRGIENGEIKDVVALNESMTQIIEDLEDQLGKELKGELLVSSSCGDFTLTEITEELILTEKEEAHVSEEHVMKLTDNLLADLFPNNERNSLHLFVKKYVLDDNKIVVNPIGMKARKIAAIYTVVMGSEKYRNVVEYATKDILGEAEYYISFVSDAEAVLSNVEKDRGVVHVDLGYNYTTVTLYYANTPLEMERIEISMKNVLKDIAIVLKTSLQEAERLLKTYGVAVYLDIEPTPIEYKGLDGRTIQRTDKEFLSRIIYARLREIFMRVKKLYKDFIVKYPDFGNIGIPGGIVLTGGGAMLQRIETLASEVFKCPVRIGTVADTEMFKAEGAELNVFTPLYAAAFGNIIVYQKEQNMYSPMVGEKTKKRQSGTGFFKKLSETFGKIFG
- the ftsZ gene encoding cell division protein FtsZ, with amino-acid sequence MPFMIEKESKQRDIERIPGVPVLKVIGVGGAGCNAINRMAEMGLKGVTLIAVNTDAQVLDVSKADITVQIGEKLTKGLGAGGNPKIGEEAALEDRKKLEEILHGTDMLFITAGFGGGTGTGAAPVIAEIARNLGILTVAIITMPFFFEGTPRWNVALEGVKRITGKVDTLIKISNNKLLEQLSPSTTIVDAFATADEILHQAVRGISDLIMKRGYINLDFADVESVMRNAGNAMLGIGVGKGEKRVFDAARKALDSKFLDYPIENARSIILNISAPRNATLQEMQEAAMIVKQTCSEDADMKFGMVIDDELADDEMRVTVIATRFDVEEKFGKSEEDIPAIYKFGLEYKGRHD